A section of the Corvus hawaiiensis isolate bCorHaw1 chromosome 16, bCorHaw1.pri.cur, whole genome shotgun sequence genome encodes:
- the NTHL1 gene encoding endonuclease III-like protein 1 isoform X1 gives MSAARPGPAASAALRRLRSATGNGGSQIQGTAGIPRRSRRRKSVAIAYEPGQGDRAEPRRPRWEPRDWREQLERIREMRRSRDAPVDEMGVQKCYDSGAPPQVMRYQVLLALMLSSQTKDQVTSAAMLRLRQHGLTVDTVLQMDDETLGQIIYPVGFWRNKVKYIKQTTAILKQKYGGDIPSTVEELVQLPGVGPKMAHLAMHIAWDSVAGIAVDTHVHRISNRLKWVKKETKHPEETRVALEDWLPRDLWKEINWLLVGFGQQTCLPVNPRCSQCLNQDICPAAKRH, from the exons ATGAGCGCGGCGCGGCCCGGGCCCGCCGCCTCCGCGGCGCTGCGGCGGCTCCGCTCGGCCACGGGGAACGGGG GGAGCCAGATCCAGGGCACGGCCGGCATCCCGAGgcgcagcaggaggaggaagagcgtTGCCATTGCCTATGAACCTGGGCAGGGCGATAGGGCCGAGCCCCGGAGACCGCGCTGGGAGCCACGGGACTGGCGGGAGCAGCTGGAGCGCATCCGGGAgatgaggaggagcagggatgctcccGTGGATGAGATGGGAGTGCAGAAGTGCTACGACAGCGGTGCACCTCCGCAG GTCATGCGCTACCAGGTGCTGCTGGCCCTGATGCTGTCCAGCCAGACCAAGGACCAGGTGACAAGTGCTGCCATGTTGCGCCTGCGCCAGCACGGTCTCACCGTGGACACCGTGCTGCAGATGGATGATGAGACCCTGGGACAGATCATTTATCCCGTGGGATTCTGGAGG AACAAGGTGAAGTACATAAAGCAGACCACAGCCATCCTGAAGCAGAAGTATGGGGGTGACATCCCGAGCACCGTGGAGGAGCTGGTGCAGCTGCCAGGAGTTGGGCCCAAAATGGCCCATTTGGCCATGCACATTGCCTGGGACAGCGTGGCTGGCATAG ctgtggACACCCATGTGCACAGGATCTCAAACAGGCTCAAGTGGGTGAAGAAGGAGACCAAGCACCCTGAGGAGACTCGGGTGGCACTGGAGGACTGGCTGCCCAG GGACCTCTGGAAGGAGATAAACTGGCTCCTGGTGGGCTTTGGGCAGCAGACCTGCTTGCCTGTGAACCCTCGCTGCAGCCAGTGCCTCAACCAAGACATTTGCCCAGCTGCCAAGAGACACTGA
- the NTHL1 gene encoding endonuclease III-like protein 1 isoform X2: protein MRRSRDAPVDEMGVQKCYDSGAPPQVMRYQVLLALMLSSQTKDQVTSAAMLRLRQHGLTVDTVLQMDDETLGQIIYPVGFWRNKVKYIKQTTAILKQKYGGDIPSTVEELVQLPGVGPKMAHLAMHIAWDSVAGIAVDTHVHRISNRLKWVKKETKHPEETRVALEDWLPRDLWKEINWLLVGFGQQTCLPVNPRCSQCLNQDICPAAKRH, encoded by the exons atgaggaggagcagggatgctcccGTGGATGAGATGGGAGTGCAGAAGTGCTACGACAGCGGTGCACCTCCGCAG GTCATGCGCTACCAGGTGCTGCTGGCCCTGATGCTGTCCAGCCAGACCAAGGACCAGGTGACAAGTGCTGCCATGTTGCGCCTGCGCCAGCACGGTCTCACCGTGGACACCGTGCTGCAGATGGATGATGAGACCCTGGGACAGATCATTTATCCCGTGGGATTCTGGAGG AACAAGGTGAAGTACATAAAGCAGACCACAGCCATCCTGAAGCAGAAGTATGGGGGTGACATCCCGAGCACCGTGGAGGAGCTGGTGCAGCTGCCAGGAGTTGGGCCCAAAATGGCCCATTTGGCCATGCACATTGCCTGGGACAGCGTGGCTGGCATAG ctgtggACACCCATGTGCACAGGATCTCAAACAGGCTCAAGTGGGTGAAGAAGGAGACCAAGCACCCTGAGGAGACTCGGGTGGCACTGGAGGACTGGCTGCCCAG GGACCTCTGGAAGGAGATAAACTGGCTCCTGGTGGGCTTTGGGCAGCAGACCTGCTTGCCTGTGAACCCTCGCTGCAGCCAGTGCCTCAACCAAGACATTTGCCCAGCTGCCAAGAGACACTGA